GATCTAAGCTAAAGCCGGATTGCCCCAGCGGAATCACACCGCCGTCATAATTCTCAATGACCTGTGGCTGGATATTTTCTGCGTTGAAGTCCGCCGTATCCATGTGTGAAATAAAGCCAATTTTGCAGGTAAAGCTAGAGTCATTGGCTGGCAGAGTTCCAATCGCAAAGCCGTTGGGCAGGTAGTATACATTTTCCAAGCCGACTCGCTTCATTTCAGGGATGAGAACCTTGTTGGCAAAGTCCACCTGACTCTGGGTGCTGGGTGTAGTAGTAGATGTCTCGTCTGAGCGCGTGTTGACCTTGACATAGGTCAGAAAACGCTCTAAAAGATTAGGATATTTCATAAATGCTCCTTTTTCATTTCATTTAAGTCTATTTTAGCATATTCAGGAGAGAGTGAGAAATGTTTTTCGTTTCTTGAGGGCAAAGGTAAAATCTAGCAATTAGTTTTATATCTTGTCAAAATCTGGTAAACTATATCTATGCAAATGGAAAAAACAATCAGCAAAGCTGTGATTTTGGGTGCTTCGGGAGGTATAGGTCGTCAGCTGGCTAGAGAACTGGCTCAAAGGACAGACCAGCTGGTCTTGGTCGGCAGAGATGAAGCTAAGCTCACTCAGTTGCAAGAGGACCTGTCTGGAGTTAGAGCTAAGCTTTCCTGCAGAGTTTTGGATTTGCTGGATGCAGCTGCTGTGGACGATTTTGCTCAGCAGCTAGAGGCGGATCTAGTGATTAATTGCTGCGGTCTGGCTAATTTTGGTCCAGCGCTATCTCTTTCAGAAGCAGATGAAAATGCTATCTGGCAGGTTAATTACCAAGCGGCGGTTCGACTGATGAAGCAGGTTGCGGATCGCAATCGCAAGATAAGGCTAGTCCAACTTTCCTCTCTGGCAGCCCTTTGTCCCCATCCTTATCTGGCGGCTTACAGCTCTAGCAAGGCCGCTTTGCAGACTTACTGTCTAGCCTTGCAAGAAGAGCTGCGCCTCAAAGGCTCTGAAGTGAAAGTCTGCCTTTACATACTAGGACCGGTTCAGACTGCTATCTTTCCTCCAGAGCTACAGGATGCTTTAGGTGGAAGTCAGTTGCAGATGAGCCCGGAGATAGCAGCACGACACATTATCAGACTGCTTCATCAAGGCCGTTCCTATGCTATAGTTGGCAAGAGATATCGACTACTGGCTTGGCTCATGAAGCTACTTCCGCAAAGATGGATTATCCGTTTGATTGGTGCTTATCTACGAAAGGGGCTTTAATCATGAAACTTATTTTTTTCCTGCTGACTGCTGCTTACCTGCTTCTCTTTATCTTGCGTTGGCTCTTGTCTTTGACTTATTTGAAAAAAGGGCAGAGCAGCACATCAGTCTTTCAAGAGGAGCTTTATACGGTGGTTCAGCCCATCCTATCTGGTGACCCTCGTTTGGAAAATGATTTATTAGCCAATATCCAGCAGACAGAAGCGGTTGAGTTTTATTGGCTGATTGATCAGTCTGATCCAGAAGCTCAGCGAGTGGCTGATAAGATTTGTCGAAATCCCTCTTATGCCCAGCGCATTCGCGTTTTTCTCATGGAGGATGTCCCTCAGGGGATTAATCCTAAGAGTTATAAGATTGAGCAGATTATAGATGAGCTGACCCGGCCTTATCTGATTGTTCTCGACGACGACAGCGTTATTGATTTTTCAAAAATGGGGGAGTTGACAGATTATCTAGGTGAGAATGTTATTTTGACCGGCATTCCCTATAATCAGGAGCGAAGCAATTTCTGGTCCAAGCTAGTGGCAGCTTTTGTCAATGGAAATTCTTTCATTACCTATTTTACCATGGCAGAAGTCAAAGCTAATCACTCGATTAATGGCATGTTCTACATTCTGCCACTTGAATTGTCTAGAGAGCAGAAGCTTTTCAGTGCTATTAAAGACTATCTATGTGATGATTTGGCTGTAGCGGATTTTCTGCGCAGCAAGGGAGTGGAGATTATCCAGACGCGGGTGACCTGTAATGTTCGGACTACTATCAAGGATGCCAAGCAATATTTACTGCAGATGAAGCGTTGGCTGCTTTTTAGCTCTATCTATCTGAAGGAGCACTTGGACTGGAAGGTTATTATTTTAATTGCATTGCCTAGTTTCCTGCCCCTTCCTGCCTTGCTCATTAGTTTCTTTCTTGGCTGGCCTTTTGTGCTGCTGGCTTTGCTTTTGCTCTTGGTCAAGGCGGTTTGGATGCTGGCTTATCGTCGTCACATTCTATCCGGCCGGCCGTATCTGGATGAGGTGTTTTACGAGGTACTGAATGACCTTATCTTGCCTTGGCTTTTCCTCTATGTCTTGCTTAGTCCGCCTCTGATTAACTGGCGGGGAAGGAAGATTCGAGTGACGGATGGGAAAATCCGCTATGAGTAAGATGAAGCAGTACTTGGCTAAGTTGGATGCTCTGTCGCCAGACCAAACCATGTTGAAATCCAGCAGAGTCTTGCTTTTTCTCAGTGGCAGCAGTCATTTGGAGAGCGCTTGTCTGACTGCAGGACAGCTTAAGTTTCTTGAACAGATTTGTCCATCGGGTTTCTCAGTGGTTGCTAGTAATTTTCCCTTTAACCAGAGATTTGAGCATGAGCAACAAACTCAAGTTTCCTTGTTGACAGCTTCCATTTCCAATATTCGTTACTATTGGGATACTCTCTGCAATCTTCGCTTTCAGGAGGCTTTGCAGCGGCATTTGTCTCCTTTACTAGATGCAGAGGAGGCTGTCATTATCTGCAAGAGCTCGGGACTCAATATACTAACCCAGTGGCTGGAGGATTTGGGTGAGGAAAATCTGCCGTACAGACTGAGAGTGATTGCGCTGGGGCCTGTTTCACGGAGAGTCCTAAATCACAAGGATATTGACTTGCTGGTCATCAAGGGCAGGAAGGATATTTACAGCAGATTTTTAGATGGCCATCCAGCTGATGTGATGGTAGATAGCAATCATTTTGATTATGAATACAGGGAAGATGTGAAAGGATTAGTTCATGACTGGATTAGAAAAAGTGATAAAGATTGATGTGATTAGTGTGCCATTTAGTGGGCATTTGCTGCCTACTTTGACCTTAGTCAAGCCTCTGCTAACGGATCCGCGTTTTCAGATTCGGGTTATCACTGGCTGTCAAAAGAAAGAGTTAGTAGAGGAAATCGGTTTTGACTGTCTGGCTCTCT
This window of the Streptococcus sanguinis genome carries:
- a CDS encoding SDR family NAD(P)-dependent oxidoreductase translates to MQMEKTISKAVILGASGGIGRQLARELAQRTDQLVLVGRDEAKLTQLQEDLSGVRAKLSCRVLDLLDAAAVDDFAQQLEADLVINCCGLANFGPALSLSEADENAIWQVNYQAAVRLMKQVADRNRKIRLVQLSSLAALCPHPYLAAYSSSKAALQTYCLALQEELRLKGSEVKVCLYILGPVQTAIFPPELQDALGGSQLQMSPEIAARHIIRLLHQGRSYAIVGKRYRLLAWLMKLLPQRWIIRLIGAYLRKGL
- a CDS encoding glycosyltransferase; this encodes MKLIFFLLTAAYLLLFILRWLLSLTYLKKGQSSTSVFQEELYTVVQPILSGDPRLENDLLANIQQTEAVEFYWLIDQSDPEAQRVADKICRNPSYAQRIRVFLMEDVPQGINPKSYKIEQIIDELTRPYLIVLDDDSVIDFSKMGELTDYLGENVILTGIPYNQERSNFWSKLVAAFVNGNSFITYFTMAEVKANHSINGMFYILPLELSREQKLFSAIKDYLCDDLAVADFLRSKGVEIIQTRVTCNVRTTIKDAKQYLLQMKRWLLFSSIYLKEHLDWKVIILIALPSFLPLPALLISFFLGWPFVLLALLLLLVKAVWMLAYRRHILSGRPYLDEVFYEVLNDLILPWLFLYVLLSPPLINWRGRKIRVTDGKIRYE